GCCTTCTTCAAACTGATTTCGCCGCTGCCGAGCCCGACGCGATTGACGACGATTTTGACTTTGTCTTTCAGACCTTCGACTTCGCCAAACGACATCATTAACCGCACAACGTTTCGCAAGCACGGCAGGTCGAGCTGCGTGACGAGCAAAATGTCTTTGGCACTTTTGAGCGCGACGAAGTCGAGTTCGCTGTAGCTCTTCGACAGGTCGATGATCAGGTGCGTGAAGGTCGCCTTCAGCAGGCCAAGCACGCGCGTGAGATCGTCGGGCGTGACGAGTGAGGCATCTTGCAGTTGCACGGGGCGAGGCAACAGGTAAAGCCCCGAGCTGTGCTTGGTGAGCGAACGTTTGAGCAGCGAGAAGTCGAGCCGCGAGATGTTCTGCGCGACATCGACCAGGGTGTAATCGGGAATCGCGTCGAGGAAGACGTCGGCATCGCCCAGGGCCATGTCGAGATCGACGAGGACGACGGAGTTGCGAGGTTCGGAAGCCAGGACGCAGGCCAGGTTGACCGCAGCCGACGTGGTGCCCACGCCGCCCGTAGCACCGGCCACGGCGATGACATGGCAGCTGCGGGTGCCGCCACTACCACCACCAAACTTTTGTGTACTGATGCGATCGACGGCCGAAACGAGATCTTCGACGCGCACGGGCTGAGTGAGAAATTCTTTCGCACCGGCGCGCACGGCTCGCAGGATGACCTGGCCATCGTTCGAAGAACTGACGACGAGGATCGCACATTCGGAGCTGGTATCGCGGAGAGTCTCGACGAGCTTCAAACCCTTGTCGGGATTGCTGTCGATGCAGACGATGCCGATATCGGGCTTGGTCTGGGTGACGACGTCGGAGAAAAACTCGTAGCGTGAGCACTCCGCCTCGAGCCAGACGATATCGAGGCCCAGCAGCATATTCTTCAGCGCGGTGCGCGAAGTATCGCTGGGGTCGACGATCGCAATTCGAAGCACATTGCTCATTTCTACGGACCAGCCTCACGAGGACAGGGTCAGACCAACATTGGGTAGCGTCGCTGGCAGAAGTAAGTCTTCGACCAGAAACGTTGCCTCTATGTAGATAGGTCGGAAAACGCGGGCAGGCGAGTGAGCGACGTTTAGATTTTCATACCAGGAGGCGTGCAAGCGACGGTGGTTGTACCGCCGCCCGGAGGAATCGTTGTGTTACTTCAATTCGTCATAACCGAGCGGACCGATCAAGGCGGGCCGAGCTTGTTGCGACGGCTTGGGAGCCTGAGCGGTGCGAGCAGCGGGTTGGCTGCTGCCGGCATAGTACGAATAGTTGCCATTGGTCGCCGGCTGCGGTGCCGACGATTGCAGGGCAGTTTTAACGCCTGTGCCGGTCGCAACGGTGCGAGCGGGTGTGCCGCTATAGCTGGGCTGTGCGGCCGGAGCCGAAACCTGGCGACTGACGGGCTGCGTGGTCTGCGGGCGGTTCGATGAGGCACCGTAAGGAGCACTGAAGCCAGGCTCAAGTTCTTCAGGAGTGCGGATCGGGGCACCAGTCGAATCGCAGTTGCCACTGTCGCACTTCTTAGGTACTTCCAGGTAGCCGCGATAGTAGAGCTCCACGTCTGTGGGGCTGGCAGTCGTTTGACCAGGGCCACAGGCGGGGACTTCGTTCGGGTCCATCGCTTCGGCGAATTCAGGGGTGACCAGGATCACAAGTTCCACTTCGTTCTGCCGCTCTTGCACGTGCCGGAAGGGAACGCCGAACCACGGCAGATCAGCCAGCCAAGGAATACCGCGATTGGAAGCTTCGGTGCGGGTATAGACCAAACCAGCGATGGCCAGTGTTTGACCGGCCCGCATTTCGACACCCACATCGGCCCGGCGTTGGCGGAAACCAGGGATGCTGGTGCCGTTCAAGTTGACCGACAAGCTGTTATCGAGTTCGGTAATCTGCGGGCGGACTTCCAGGCGAACCAGGCCGTTGCCCAGCACGATCGGTACGAAGTCCACCTGTGTGCCGAATTCGCGGTATTGAATCGTGACCGTTCCCAGGCTTTGTGGCACGAGAATCGGCACTTCACCACCAACGTTAAAGCTGGCCGGGCGGCCGTTGAGGGTCGTGAGTGTTGGTTCAGCGAGCAGCTTGGCCAGGTTATTCTGGCGGAGCAGTTCGAGGAAGCCGTAGAACTGAGTATTGCCATCGACAATGCCGAAGCGAACCGTCGAGGGGCCAGCGGGCGTCGTGGCGATCCCCGCACCGACACCAGCGGTCGCCGCGAGTGCGCCGCTCACGCCTTGCGAGATGAAATGGTTGCTACCGACGCTTGCCCAGTCGACGCCAACGGCCCGCAACTTGGTGCGCGAGACTTCCATGATCTTCACATGGAGGAGAACTTTCTGCACACCGCCGACCGTGAGGTTGTTCACAATCTGCGGGAAGTAGTCTTGCGCGATGCGAGTGATCTGCGGCACCATCTCGGCCCGTGGCACGAAGCCGGTGACGAACAGGCTGCTATTGAGCGGGCGGAGGCGAACGTTCGCTTCGGGGAATTCGGTCTTGAGGATCAAGTCGAGTTCCTGCACGTCACCCAGAATCACGAGGTCGATGGACGTGACCTTACCCTTGTCATCCCAGACGTTGACTTGCGTTACGCCGGCGCGGATCGCCGAGATCTGCACGCTGCGCGGCGAGATCGGAATCACGCGGACCAGGTCCGGGTTGTTCACCAGCATCTTCGGCACGTCGAATTCGAATTCGAGAATGCGGCTGGTGTTGACAGTCATCTCCAGTCGTTCAGCGGCGCCTTGCACCTTGAACTTCACCCCTGGAGCTGCCAGTGGTTCCTGCGCACAGAGCGAGGCAGGTGGAATGAGGATCGCACCCGCGGCCAGTACCGCGCAGGCAATAAGGGCGTAAGTAGCCCGAAGCCATGATTTTGCCATCCGTGTGCTTCCTTGCGAATCAGTTTGTTTGCGGGTCTCTTCCGTGCGATCCTGCTCGTCACTCGTAGGCGGGTTTATCCGAAACCCGTGCTCCAGTCTCGGAGAGACTGGACTACGACTAGCGAACCTATTCGGTCATCCAGACCGGCCGTCGCTCCAGCAAATAGCCAGGGCGATGGATGTTACCTGCACCAGCGGCGGGAACCGATGCAGGTGGAGAACTCGAACCGGATGGACCGGCCGAGAAAACGGTACTTTCCTGTGGCATGCTGGTGCGGTTCTGCCACTGGTATTGCTTCACTTCACTGTTCGTATAAATGTGCATGGTGTAGCCGGTGTCGGGCTCTGGTGCCACGGTCGGTTCAATGTTCTGGCTGGCCTTGGCCACAGCTTGCATGCCTTTGCTCAGCATGTCGAGCAAGCCCGGACCATTTGCAGGAGCGGCAGGAGCCTCGGCAACTTCAGGAGTTTCTTCCTCTTCACTGTCGAGCGAATTCCCCTTGAGGATGTCCGCCAGTGGTGTCACGCCGTCTTCCTTTTCGTCGCCCGTTTCGTTCGGATGACGCAGGGCCAACGTGACGCGGCCAATTTGAATGGCACCGGTCAGGTCGCGCATTTGTTCGGGTTTGACGAGGAGCGAAACGGTGCGAAACGTCGCTTCCTGTCCTTTTGGATCGATCACCTTTTCGGTATTCGACCCGACGGCGAACACGCGCACTGCACGCATGATCGTGTAGACGCCCGACTCGCGAATTTCTTCGCCGCGGCGAACGTAGAGGTTGATGTCGACCCGGTCGCCGGGCGAGATCCCTCGCATCACGGTGTCTTCTTCCACTCGCACCGGCATGGCGCGATAGCCAGCGGGAATGAGGGGAGCGACAGCGCCAATTTGATCGGTGATTTTCTCGAGCAGAATCGGTTCGCCTTTGACGAACCGCTGCCGAGCGAACTTGTCTTTCAGTTCGTCGAGATTGCGAACGGCACCTTCCGGCATCTTGACCTTCGGCCAAGGCTCGAGCTTGACGTTTTGCGCATCGAACGCAGAGTTGATATCGAGATCTTTGATGGTGACAAGAATCGGTTCCATCTCGATTCCCGCCCCGCCAGCGTTGGCCTTGCGGTCCATGACCTGGCTTATACCGATCGATGCGACCAGGCCACAGCCTAGGGCGATGAAAATCAAGATCAGCGACTTCATCCGCATCGAAAAATTCCTACTGACGATTGGTCCGCGTAACGAGCACGCGACGAACAAAAAATCCTCAAACCTTACCCAGCCCATCCAAAGACTGGTCAATCTTCGCTACTGGACTGTTTCCCGACGCATTGTCGTGGTTGCAGTCATGCTTTTTCCCCCAAGGTACATTGGCGATGGCAGCCAGCTGACTTGATTGAAAGGAACCGTCACCGTAACACTGACAGGACTGCCATAAGCGGCACTGCTAGGCGGACTAGGATTAACCGTTACGTTGCTCGTGGTGATGGTGATGTTGCCACTCGCCATCGCATTGATCGCAGCTGTCTGGGTCGACGCCGTCGTCGAACCGTCGAGTACCGCGACCCGGCAGCCTTCTCGGGCCGCATTGGTGATGATCTGTTGGACCATGACCATCCGGCCGTA
Above is a window of Anatilimnocola aggregata DNA encoding:
- a CDS encoding response regulator, with amino-acid sequence MSNVLRIAIVDPSDTSRTALKNMLLGLDIVWLEAECSRYEFFSDVVTQTKPDIGIVCIDSNPDKGLKLVETLRDTSSECAILVVSSSNDGQVILRAVRAGAKEFLTQPVRVEDLVSAVDRISTQKFGGGSGGTRSCHVIAVAGATGGVGTTSAAVNLACVLASEPRNSVVLVDLDMALGDADVFLDAIPDYTLVDVAQNISRLDFSLLKRSLTKHSSGLYLLPRPVQLQDASLVTPDDLTRVLGLLKATFTHLIIDLSKSYSELDFVALKSAKDILLVTQLDLPCLRNVVRLMMSFGEVEGLKDKVKIVVNRVGLGSGEISLKKAQETMGREIFWQLPNDYRTMVEVRNNGVPLIEQAPKAGITQAFITLADTLSRDEKGKDVDPAAAAAGAGKNASWLGFLSRPKPKGK
- a CDS encoding type II and III secretion system protein family protein produces the protein MAKSWLRATYALIACAVLAAGAILIPPASLCAQEPLAAPGVKFKVQGAAERLEMTVNTSRILEFEFDVPKMLVNNPDLVRVIPISPRSVQISAIRAGVTQVNVWDDKGKVTSIDLVILGDVQELDLILKTEFPEANVRLRPLNSSLFVTGFVPRAEMVPQITRIAQDYFPQIVNNLTVGGVQKVLLHVKIMEVSRTKLRAVGVDWASVGSNHFISQGVSGALAATAGVGAGIATTPAGPSTVRFGIVDGNTQFYGFLELLRQNNLAKLLAEPTLTTLNGRPASFNVGGEVPILVPQSLGTVTIQYREFGTQVDFVPIVLGNGLVRLEVRPQITELDNSLSVNLNGTSIPGFRQRRADVGVEMRAGQTLAIAGLVYTRTEASNRGIPWLADLPWFGVPFRHVQERQNEVELVILVTPEFAEAMDPNEVPACGPGQTTASPTDVELYYRGYLEVPKKCDSGNCDSTGAPIRTPEELEPGFSAPYGASSNRPQTTQPVSRQVSAPAAQPSYSGTPARTVATGTGVKTALQSSAPQPATNGNYSYYAGSSQPAARTAQAPKPSQQARPALIGPLGYDELK
- the cpaB gene encoding Flp pilus assembly protein CpaB, yielding MRMKSLILIFIALGCGLVASIGISQVMDRKANAGGAGIEMEPILVTIKDLDINSAFDAQNVKLEPWPKVKMPEGAVRNLDELKDKFARQRFVKGEPILLEKITDQIGAVAPLIPAGYRAMPVRVEEDTVMRGISPGDRVDINLYVRRGEEIRESGVYTIMRAVRVFAVGSNTEKVIDPKGQEATFRTVSLLVKPEQMRDLTGAIQIGRVTLALRHPNETGDEKEDGVTPLADILKGNSLDSEEEETPEVAEAPAAPANGPGLLDMLSKGMQAVAKASQNIEPTVAPEPDTGYTMHIYTNSEVKQYQWQNRTSMPQESTVFSAGPSGSSSPPASVPAAGAGNIHRPGYLLERRPVWMTE
- a CDS encoding TadE/TadG family type IV pilus assembly protein, with the translated sequence MVAPVFFLLVFGMIEYGRMVMVQQIITNAAREGCRVAVLDGSTTASTQTAAINAMASGNITITTSNVTVNPSPPSSAAYGSPVSVTVTVPFNQVSWLPSPMYLGGKSMTATTTMRRETVQ